The Vigna unguiculata cultivar IT97K-499-35 chromosome 6, ASM411807v1, whole genome shotgun sequence genome contains a region encoding:
- the LOC114186979 gene encoding spermidine hydroxycinnamoyl transferase-like, translating into MVTIKGSYTVVPNEPTPEGFQWLSEPDQVAPNSHTPTLYVYNAKHNHDALVEHIRNSLSKILCYYYPVAGRLRKLKERGRLELNCNAKGAVLIDAESTKTVHDYGDFMGDSAKDLVPKVDNRNTPIEELPLLVVQVTSFLGDEAFSIGVALLHTLSDGVASIQFINSWAKLARGETLEPHEMPFLDRTVLKFTEPPSPPRFEHQEFKPLPLILGRSDTTIEKSKRVEAITLKLTAEQVGKLKNKANADKSREGSRPYSRFEVISGHVWRCASKARGLDENQPILLRFIASIRSRVIPPLPRNYFGNALVLKTASSRVGDILSNSLGHAAQKIREAVEELTYDYIRSQIDIVRGEEDIDKARALYYGPKEGKDVFFFGNPNLRITSWLSMPMNETDFGWGKPLYSGLAGGVAQERALITQSPGGDGSVILFLHFQAEHMELFKNYFYEEI; encoded by the exons ATGGTAACCATCAAAGGTTCTTACACAGTAGTTCCAAATGAACCAACTCCAGAGGGTTTTCAATGGCTGTCTGAGCCTGATCAAGTGGCGCCTAATAGCCACACCCCCACCCTCTACGTTTACAATGCAAAGCACAACCATGACGCATTAGTTGAACACATAAGAAACTCTCTTAGCAAGATTCTGTGTTACTACTATCCAGTGGCTGGTAGATTGAGAAAGTTAAAAGAACGTGGCAGATTGGAATTGAATTGTAATGCAAAAGGAGCGGTGTTGATTGATGCAGAATCCACAAAAACAGTGCATGATTATGGTGACTTTATGGGTGACTCCGCCAAGGACTTGGTTCCAAAAGTTGATAATAGAAACACTCCAATAGAGGAACTTCCCTTGTTAGTAGTGCAAGTAACAAGTTTCCTTGGCGATGAAGCGTTTTCCATTGGAGTTGCTCTATTGCATACTTTGTCTGATGGTGTTGCTTCCATTCAGTTCATCAACTCATGGGCAAAGTTGGCTCGTGGAGAGACATTAGAGCCTCATGAAATGCCCTTTTTGGACCGAACTGTGCTAAAATTCACAGAGCCTCCATCACCCCCTCGCTTTGAACACCAAGAGTTCAAGCCTTTGCCTCTCATATTAGGAAGAAGTGACACCACTATTGAGAAAAGCAAGAGGGTAGAAGCCATCACGTTGAAGCTGACAGCAGAACAAGTGGGGAAGTTGAAGAACAAAGCCAATGCTGATAAATCAAGAGAAGGGTCAAGACCTTATAGCAGATTTGAGGTTATTAGTGGACATGTATGGAGATGTGCATCTAAGGCTCGTGGATTAGACGAGAATCAACCAATTCTGCTTCGGTTTATTGCTAGTATTCGCAGTAGAGTAATTCCACCTCTCCCTAGGAATTACTTTGGGAATGCTTTGGTCTTAAAAACTGCATCATCACGCGTTGGAGACATCTTATCAAATTCTTTGGGTCATGCTGCTCAGAAAATAAGAGAAGCAGTTGAAGAACTTACATATGACTATATAAGATCACAG attGATATCGTAAGAGGTGAGGAAGATATCGATAAAGCAAGGGCTTTGTACTATGGACCAAAAGAAGGGAAGGATGTATTCTTTTTTGGGAATCCTAACCTGCGTATTACAAGTTGGCTGAGTATGCCAATGAATGAAACAGATTTTGGTTGGGGAAAGCCTCTGTATTCGGGTCTGGCAGGTGGAGTTGCACAAGAAAGGGCATTGATTACCCAAAGTCCAGGCGGTGATGGCTCAGTTATTCTATTTCTACACTTTCAAGCGGAACATATGGAGCTTTTCAAGAACTATTTctatgaagaaatataa